One genomic window of Quercus robur chromosome 6, dhQueRobu3.1, whole genome shotgun sequence includes the following:
- the LOC126732674 gene encoding L-ascorbate oxidase homolog → MEKSALLLMLHVFCGVLALFSVSQVTADDPYKYFTWTVTYGTLSPLGVPQQVILINGQFPGPRLDVVTNNNIILNLINKLDEPFLLTWNGIKQRKNSWQDGVLGTNCPIPPNSNFTYKFQVKDQIGTFTYFPSILLHKASGGFGGLNVYERPLIPIPFPTPDGDFTLLAGDWFKTDRKTLQQSLDSGKSLPFPDGILINGQAQNTFNGDQGKTYMFRISNVGLSTSLNFRIQGHSLKLVEVEGSHTVQDTYDSLDVHVGQSVAVLVTLNQPPKDYYIVASTRFTKQVLSASAVLHYTNSQTRVSGPLPAGPTYQVHWSMKQARTFRWNLTASAARPNPQGSYHYGKITPVKTIVLANSAPLINGKQRYAVNRVSYINADTPLKLADYFNIPGIFSLDSIQSLPSDGPAYLSTSVIPASLHDFIEVVFQNNEKTLQSWHLDGYDFWVVGYGSGQWTQAKRSTYNLVDALTRHTAQVYPNSWTSILISLDNQGMWNFRSAIWDRQYLGQQLYLRVWNAAHNLANEYDIPANALLCGKAVGRKP, encoded by the exons ATGGAAAAATCAGCTTTGCTGCTAATGCTCCATGTGTTTTGTGGAGTTTTGGCACTTTTCAGCGTTTCTCAGGTGACAGCAGATGACCCATATAAGTATTTCACATGGACTGTGACATATGGGACTCTTTCTCCTCTGGGTGTACCCCAACAG GTAATCCTTATCAATGGTCAATTTCCTGGTCCTAGACTTGATGTGGTAACTAATAACAACATCATCCTTAACCTCATTAACAAACTGGATGAGCCTTTCCTATTGACATG GAATGGTATTAAACAAAGGAAGAACTCATGGCAAGATGGAGTGCTAGGTACCAATTGCCCTATCCCTCCAAATTCGAACTTCACTTACAAGTTTCAAGTCAAGGATCAGATTGGAACCTTCACCTATTTCCCGTCTATTCTACTGCACAAAGCTTCTGGAGGGTTTGGAGGACTCAATGTCTATGAGAGACCTCTGATACCAATCCCGTTTCCAACTCCTGATGGAGATTTCACTTTACTTGCCGGTGATTGGTTCAAAACCGACCGTAAG ACATTGCAGCAATCTTTGGACTCAGGGAAATCTCTTCCCTTCCCTGATGGTATCCTTATAAATGGCCAGGCTCAAAATACCTTCAACGGTGATCAAG GTAAAACCTACATGTTCAGGATCTCAAACGTGGGCTTATCAACCTCGTTGAACTTTAGAATTCAGGGCCATTCACTGAAGTTAGTTGAGGTTGAAGGATCTCATACCGTTCAAGACACATATGACTCTCTTGATGTACATGTTGGCCAATCCGTGGCTGTCTTAGTAACCTTAAATCAGCCTCCAAAGGACTACTACATTGTTGCATCCACACGATTCACTAAGCAAGTTCTTTCAGCAAGTGCAGTTTTACACTACACGAACTCTCAGACCCGCGTCTCTGGACCCTTGCCGGCTGGTCCTACTTACCAAGTACACTGGTCTATGAAGCAAGCCAGAACCTTCAG GTGGAATTTGACAGCAAGTGCAGCTAGGCCTAACCCTCAGGGCTCATACCATTATGGGAAAATAACACCTGTAAAGACGATTGTGTTGGCCAACTCAGCCCCTTTAATTAATGGAAAACAGCGTTATGCTGTTAACAGGGTCTCCTACATTAATGCTGACACCCCTCTGAAACTTGCTGATTATTTCAACATCCCTGGCATCTTCAGCTTGGATTCCATCCAAAGTCTTCCCTCTGATGGTCCAGCATATTTAAGTACCTCTGTTATTCCAGCCTCCCTCCATGATTTTATTgaagttgttttccaaaacaatgaaaaaaccCTTCAGTCTTGGCATCTTGATGGTTATGACTTTTGGGTTGTTGG TTATGGTTCCGGACAGTGGACACAAGCCAAAAGAAGCACCTATAATCTGGTTGATGCTCTAACTAGACATACTGCTCAG GTGTATCCAAACTCTTGGACCTCAATATTGATCTCCTTGGACAATCAAGGTATGTGGAACTTCAGGTCTGCAATATGGGATAGGCAGTACCTTGGGCAACAATTGTATCTGAGAGTCTGGAATGCAGCCCACAACCTTGCCAATGAATATGACATTCCTGCTAATGCTTTGCTTTGTGGCAAAGCCGTGGGAAGGAAGCCTTAG